A stretch of the Nematostella vectensis chromosome 1, jaNemVect1.1, whole genome shotgun sequence genome encodes the following:
- the LOC5514424 gene encoding phosphatidylinositol 4-kinase alpha, which produces MAVDSPSSADTLRRLALSLAALKPAPWDKVKKMSRLCPGRPSSPSESFVLDQRGQEAILALGYYELQSGLEYKAKIMPYLIDVLNGLPKAKWIESQLPIVKTPVAGEFALKFVSLMSCLAEKDKSSAVKITAAQCSVFEVLVGQCCAFKNTKDVKSKENLCKYTLPLLIGLSQALGVSKICKGNEVLISQVLNLQFSPSKPGSRPMLPRPLVRRPLQGQTEGSCTAPLTTNQLESLVAQIEKFLNAELLQKLDTLLEECVKTSVIPSNFPLHSLSEVLTLSMVTLLRDLYQTTPGVSPKHISRGQELGKAIFMAERSDMQKKKDYRTQTLKWKLQTVSASIDLMVWTAQDEQDAETLCQNISEFLCSTMATSLVQTDISIFTCCLEGLGTLCEKFPSMASLVLSSFRVFLLNPAPVVSKCCVSEKKPGSGIIMTLSSAESNSTPQVTVGHAPAKPNLTNTLCQELRKEALENICRSLKAGLINDENCVQAFLSSVSNKLYTIDTKDEETASLMSTNAILTLGHVAFMMHEVPDTVESVLTIMQHRFCHPPSSLDPLIVEQLGYLILVGSDQIYQQIMGMFMKITVDAGSLAYSRETTLNETTQGYRHCALAVLNAYSNVAANLKGETKLQDFLVRLLELFVQLGLESKRASEKASFAIKASSSAGNLGVLIPVIATAISQLPPLEDPKPRLHKLFWDFWLYCVVMGFGVEGSTLWPQEWYLGVCAIAVKSPLLLGAEHLRSRLMYNSALKNDSVAPAELNEVRLALLDNLGNPPEIVTLVNKLNFGQCTYLLSVYKLETLRVSSESSSIHSIFSYLEDRAVQKDKAGMWQCISAIGDKVFKAFLNTMANKSRTPSRELELEGHAQYLLIKFNHLHKRIRRVADKYLSELVDKFPHLLWNGKVLHFILDLLQTLSESLEQPESHQTVQMLVPGTSYTLAVHEEMDGREGTVRDFSARCSGILKEAIKWAPEATLSLLQDYLLKFEHVSVGMTHHTGLALAMENIVQFAGLNPRSMCLSSAALDKRPSCVKKGLDQVPSGLTMRSRYQGEIVGMMAMVEAQSKDVRDVSTKLCRVLNKQLQDSVTVAGEAYVSAMFKASAFLVTTKDVDKQLMHDVCWCPAQIFTKESMATAVACWEWILGARKDVELQMMREISCAWQWTVCRRVGLFSRDTVPESPLASFDDNSPPKAPDVAPHDIWIRFLAQRFEMVKYYSTDQVQIIMTLVQRSLPLSVSRDNFMSRHVAAVRPRFRLLSLGMAVLQGDFLGNSVAKNVLRERVYCNALDYFSIKPMWPVTDSTELRVDVTVLVKFWQAILADKKYMKHFMMSPVDSYPLGAQSSGSHYSSSHTDLGPYLQGNRWMNTIPLSSNVSSRRSTSASNERDSPGNQHTVRDYLKRRNLILALVRREVERLSTWHNSLAQPEMSFEGETSMTNWANQTLFTERNWRDLVRLAWLISPGIAVHLPTRYKDVPIVQREVSRLVRNNPIAVAHIPDALHYIVTESTVKMDIPELTHALCWSAVPPVQAIAFFSQQYPPHPLTAQYAIRVLQSFPPDSILIYIPQLVQATRYDALGFVTEYIIWAAQHSQLLAHQLIWNMKTNMFVDEEGLHKDSQIGDHLDQLIGRITSTVSGPERDFYTREFEFFDKVTNISAVIKPFPKGPERKEACLRALGDIRAEKGVYLPSNPEAMVLEIDQTSGTPMQSAAKAPFLAKFKVKRMGIAELESINVKKDFPCDSDEANQENPNVYWQAAIFKVGDDVRQDMLALQVISLFKNIFEQVGLDVYLKPYRVVATSPGCGVIECVPDSKSRDQLGRQTEVDLYEYYLKTYGDESTPAFQQARSNFIKSMAAYSIVSFLLQIKDRHNGNLMLDREGHIIHIDFGFMFESSPGGNLGFEPDMKISHEMVMIMGGTMESPPFRWFMDLCVKSYLAVRPYQEALVSLVALMLDTGLPCFRGETLKRLRARFSPAQSEKEAATYMSKVIRDSYLNYRTRVYDLIQLAQNQIPC; this is translated from the exons atggcggtggATTCACCGAGTTCGGCTGACACTTTGAGACGACTAGCTTTGTCTCTCGCCGCCTTGAAGCCAGCACCATGGGACAAG GTAAAGAAGATGTCGAGGCTCTGCCCAGGCCGTCCATCGTCGCCATCAGAATCATTTGTCTTGGACCAAAGAGGACAGGAAGCCATATTAGCCTTGGGTTACTATGAGCTTCAGTCTGGTTTGGAGTACAAGGCTAAGATAATGCCATATCTAATTGATGTTCTCAATGGACTTCCGAAAGCTAAATGGATTGAGTCACAGCTACCAATAGTGAAGACCCCAGTTGCGGGGGAATTTGCTCTCAAGTTTGTGAGTCTGATGAGTTGTTTGGCAGAGAAAGACAAATCTTCAGCTGTCAAAATCACAGCAGCACAGTGTAGCGTGTTTGAAGTGCTCGTGGGGCAATGTTGTGCCttcaaaaatacaaaagatGTAAAATCTAAAG AAAACCTCTGCAAGTACACACTTCCTTTACTCATCGGTCTGTCTCAAGCACTGGGAGTCTCCAAGATCTGCAAAGGCAATGAAGTACTCATTTCACAAGTCCTTAATCTGCAATTCTCTCCTTCCAAGCCAGGCTCCAGACCCATGCTACCACGGCCCTTGGTGAGGAGGCCCTTGCAGGGTCAGACAGAAGGCTCTTGCACTGCACCTTTAACAACTAATCAACTAGAATCTCTGGTTGCACAG ATAGAGAAATTTCTAAATGCAGAGCTTCTCCAAAAGCTGGACACCTTACTGGAGGAATGTGTTAAG ACAAGTGTCATCCCATCAAACTTTCCTCTGCATTCCTTGAGTGAGGTGCTCACACTGTCTATGGTCACTTTGCTAAGAGATCTGTACCAAACTACTCCAG GTGTTTCCCCAAAGCACATTAGTCGAGGTCAGGAACTAGGCAAAGCCATTTTCATGGCAGAGAGATCAGATATGCAGAagaagaaagactacagaaCACAGACACTCAAATGGAAACTTCAAACTGTGTCTGCAAGCATTGATCTGATGGTCTGGACAGCCCAGGATGAGCAAG ATGCTGAGACTTTGTGCCAAAACATCTCTGAGTTCCTGTGCTCTACCATGGCTACATCACTAGTCCAGACTGACATTAGCATCTTTACCTGCTGCCTGGAAGGGCTGGGAACCCTGTGTGAGAAGTTCCCATCCATGGCCAG CCTGGTGTTATCTAGTTTCCGTGTGTTCTTACTCAACCCGGCACCTGTTGTCTCTAAGTGCTGTGTGTCTGAAAAGAAGCCAGGATCCGGCATCATCATGACCCTGTCTAGTGCCGAGTCCAACAGCACACCACAAGTCACCGTTGGACATGCTCCTGCCAAACCCAACTTAACCAACACTTTGTGCCAGGAACTGAGGAAAGAAGCTCTAGAAAATATATGCAG GTCATTGAAAGCTGGTCTCATCAATGATGAGAATTGTGTCCAGGCTTTCCTGTCCTCTGTGTCCAACAAATTGTACACAATTGACACAAAAGATGAAGAGACAGCATCACTGATGTCCACCAATGCTATCCTGACTCTCGGCCATGTTGCCTTTATGATGCATGAAGTGCCTGACACAGTCGAGTCAGTTCTAACCATCATGCAACACAGGTTTTGCCACCCACCTTCATCCCTGGACCCTCTCATCgtagagcagctaggatatctcatattggtgggctcg gATCAAATTTACCAGCAGATTATGGGAATGTTCATGAAGATCACAGTGGATGCCGGCTCACTTGCGTACTCACGGGAAACCACCCTGAATGAAACAACCCAGGGATACAG ACACTGTGCACTGGCAGTTCTGAACGCTTACTCAAACGTGGCAGCCAACCTTAAAGGGGAAACCAAGTTACAAGACTTCCTAGTAAGGCTGCTGGAGCTATTTGTGCAGCTGGGACTGGAGAGCAAGAGGGCGAGCGAGAAAGCCTCCTTTGCCATCAAG GCTTCCTCCAGTGCTGGCAATCTTGGCGTGCTCATCCCCGTCATCGCCACAGCCATCTCCCAACTGCCGCCACTGGAAGACCCCAAGCCCCGACTTCACAAGCTGTTCTGGGACTTCTGGCTGTACTGCGTGGTGATGGGTTTTGGGGTGGAGGGCTCCACCCTATGGCCACAGGAGTGGTATCTTGGGGTGTGTGCGATCGCCGTTAAGTCCCCACTGCTGCTTGGTGCAGAACATCTTCGATCGAGACTCATGTACAACTCGGCGCTTAAGAATGATTCTGTTGCTCCG GCTGAGCTTAATGAAGTGCGTTTGGCGTTACTTGACAACCTTGGCAACCCGCCAGAGATCGTCACCCTCGTCAACAAACTCAACTTCGGCCAGTGCACCTACCTGCTATCAGTCTACAAACTAGAAACACTCCGTGTATCTTCCGAGTCCAGCTCAATCCACTCCATATTTTCATACCTGGAAGATCGGGCAGTACAAAAAGACAAAGCAG GTATGTGGCAATGCATCTCCGCCATCGGCGACAAGGTGTTCAAAGCTTTTCTCAACACGATGGCGAACAAGTCTCGCACGCCGTCACGTGAGCTAGAACTCGAGGGGCATGCGCAGTACCTGCTCATTAAATTCAACCATCTGCACAAGCGAATCCGCCGTGTGGCTGATAAATACTTGTCTGAACTCGTCGATAA GTTTCCCCATCTCTTGTGGAATGGCAAGGTCCTTCACTTTATCCTGGACTTACTACAGACGCTATCAGAGTCGCTTGAACAACCG GAAAGTCACCAGACGGTTCAGATGCTCGTTCCCGGGACCTCATACACTCTGGCCGTGCACGAAGAGATggatgggagggaggggacgGTTAGGGACTTTTCTGCTCGCTGTAGCGGCATCCTGAAAGAGGCCATCAAATGGGCCCCGGAGGCCACTCTCTCACTGCTACAG GACTACCTGCTGAAGTTCGAACACGTGTCTGTTGGTATGACTCACCATACAGGACTGGCGCTGGCTATGGAGAACATCGTGCAGTTTGCAGGACTCAACCCCAGGTCCATGTGTCTTAGTAGTGCTGCTCTAGACAAGAGACCGAGTTGCGTCAAAAAGGGTCTGGATCAAGTGCCGTCCGGGCTAACTATGAGAAGTAGATACCAGGGGGAG ATTGTTGGCatgatggcgatggttgagGCACAGTCTAAGGACGTTCGCGATGTCAGCACCAAGCTTTGCCGAGTGCTGAACAAGCAGCTTCAAGACAGCGTGACGGTGGCTGGTGAGGCTTACGTCTCAGCCATGTTCAAGGCTTCTGCTTTCCTTGTCACAACTAAAG ACGTTGATAAACAGCTGATGCATGACGTGTGCTGGTGCCCTGCGCAGATCTTTACCAAGGAATCCATGGCAACAGCTGTAGCATGCTGGGAATGGATCCTGGGGGCAAGAAAGGACGTTGAGCTGCAG ATGATGCGTGAAATAAGCTGCGCTTGGCAATGGACTGTTTGTAGGCGGGTTGGGTTGTTCTCACGTGACACTGTCCCAGAGAGTCCGCTGGCCTCTTTTGACGACAATTCTCCTCCCAAGGCCCCGGATGTTGCACCTCATGACATCTGGATCAGGTTTCTGGCCCAGCGGTTTGAGATGGTTAAATACTACAGCACTGATCAG GTACAAATCATCATGACACTTGTGCAGcgctccctccccctctcagTCAGTCGGGATAACTTCATGTCCCGTCACGTTGCGGCTGTTCGCCCGCGGTTTCGACTACTGTCCCTCGGGATGGCTGTGTTGCAGGGTGACTTTCTTGGAAACTCTGTGGCGAAGAATGTGCTCAGGGAGCGAGTCTATTGCAACGCACTTGACTACTTCAG TATCAAGCCTATGTGGCCGGTCACCGATAGCACTGAATTGCGTGTGGATGTGACTGTTCTTGTCAAGTTCTGGCAAGCCATCCTTGCGGACAAGAAGTACATGAAGCATTTCATGATGTCTCCGGTGGATTCATATCCACTCGGGGCTCAGTCGTCAGGCTCACATTACTCAAGCTCACATACGGATCTAGGGCCATACTTGCAA GGCAACCGTTGGATGAATACTATCCCCCTCTCGAGTAATGTGTCATCCAGGCGTTCCACGAGCGCATCTAATGAGCGGGACTCGCCAGGCAATCAGCATACTGTACGGGACTACCTCAAGAGACGTAACCTGATCCTGGCCCTTGTCCGCAGAGAGGTGGAGAGACTGTCCACCTGGCACAACTCACTAGCGCAGCCAGAAATGTCCTTTGAG GGTGAGACATCGATGACTAACTGGGCAAACCAAACGCTGTTCACTGAGCGTAATTGGCGTGACTTGGTGCGTCTGGCTTGGCTCATCTCTCCTGGAATCGCCGTTCACCTGCCAACAAG ATACAAAGACGTACCGATAGTGCAACGGGAGGTCTCACGTCTTGTCCGAAACAACCCAATCGCAGTGGCCCACATTCCGGACGCCTTGCAC tACATCGTCACAGAGTCTACAGTCAAGATGGACATCCCCGAGCTAACGCATGCGCTGTGCTGGTCGGCCGTGCCTCCAGTACAAGCCATCGCCTTCTTCTCACAACAATACCCTCCTCATCCTCTGACAGCTCAGTACGCGATCCGCGTCCTGCAGTCCTTCCCGCCCGATTCCATTCTTATTTATATCCCACAACTTGTTCAGGCGACGCGTTATGATGCGCTTGGTTTTGTTACGGAGTACATCATTTGGGCCGCACAGCATTCACAGTTACTAGCCCACCAG TTGATCTGGAACATGAAGACCAACATGTTCGTGGACGAGGAGGGCCTTCACAAGGACTCGCAGATCGGTGACCATCTGGACCAGCTCATCGGGCGAATCACGAGCACCGTGTCTGGACCAGAACGCGATTTCTACACACGAGAGTTCGAGTTCTTTGACAAAGTCACCAACATATCTGCCGTTATCAA GCCATTCCCGAAGGGTCCCGAGCGCAAAGAGGCGTGTCTTAGGGCGCTGGGTGATATCCGGGCCGAGAAGGGCGTGTACCTGCCTAGCAACCCCGAGGCGATGGTGCTCGAGATTGACCAGACTTCCGGTACGCCCATGCAGAGTGCGGCAAAGGCGCCATTCCTCGCCAAGTTCAAGGTCAAGCGCATGGGCATCGCTGAGCTAGAGAGCATCAACGTCAAAAAAG ATTTTCCCTGTGACTCAGATGAGGCGAACCAGGAAAACCCTAACGTGTACTGGCAGGCGGCCATCTTCAAGGTCGGCGATGACGTACGACAG GACATGCTCGCGCTGCAAGTTATTTCTCTGTTCAAGAACATATTCGAGCAGGTCGGTCTGGACGTGTACCTCAAGCCCTATAGAGTAGTGGCCACCTCGCCAGGG TGTGGTGTCATCGAGTGCGTGCCCGACTCcaagtcacgtgaccagctAGGGCGTCAGACCGAGGTGGACTTGTACGAGTACTACTTGAAGACGTACGGAGATGAAAGTACGCCTGCCTTCCAACAG GCCCGGTCGAACTTTATAAAGAGCATGGCGGCGTACTCCATAGTAAGCTTCTTGTTGCAGATTAAGGATCGTCATAATGGCAACCTGATGCTGGATAGAGAAGGCCATATTATTCATATCG ATTTTGGATTCATGTTCGAGTCGTCTCCGGGTGGTAACCTGGGTTTTGAGCCGGACATGAAGATTTCCCACGAGATGGTTATGATCATGGGTGGTACCATGGAGTCCCCACCTTTCAG GTGGTTTATGGACCTATGTGTCAAGTCCTATCTAGCAGTAAG ACCCTACCAGGAGGCGCTCGTGTCTCTAGTCGCCTTGATGTTAGACACAGGGTTACCATGCTTTCGGGGCGAGACACTTAAACGCCTCAG GGCGAGGTTCAGCCCAGCGCAAAGCGAGAAGGAAGCTGCTACCTACATGTCCAAGGTCATCCGGGACTCCTACCTCAACTACAG GACACGAGTTTATGACCTTATCCAGCTGGCGCAAAACCAGATTCCCTGCTAG